A window of the Alnus glutinosa chromosome 4, dhAlnGlut1.1, whole genome shotgun sequence genome harbors these coding sequences:
- the LOC133865240 gene encoding histone-lysine N-methyltransferase ASHH2, producing MGSCENLTITEKPLCGSVIEQNLNLEFPMPSVSEQQSCSEAAYRLFESNVDPTNALDGCPDLSRVVDSGCVSSGEVTDATEVFTVNKDGLVGESQNLGDLTTEKVLGSERRISGDCFNEIRSQGGICNLETGAFCLEKSGFQGEDDCETPLESMPLTGSQGNCVQLDELVDKTMSGSSPEGVMEVTGKQSGEAGLETDTCNPISPSLGCENDLELIQVNGLPSNYAQQNVQGETNRIGGLSLEDMDGKIDVCNRISPLQDGEMPLKFLHAGDLVSNSDWHRDQKYEETLSGLSAETVTGILQTKSNTGVCIQVLPSQGSQRALENLHMAESLSISFQQKEQRNDKTVDVSCAESVAKAVEQKSGLTTCVSVESGIYMLPLEENSCILKESAANIAHHCNFEKSVLSQSCQPFSLADYDTLKDMPDQDIIASIHSSSVVGCSGHTDNEGKDNVGFGCVFETKCPEIVSSSTRSRRNGRRSKSSQKTNKNRAAKKCKRTTNVPHPHGSIGIVVKAVRMRRSCLSKRARSSDWGLLGNITQFFKETNGLDGLNLLQNQGLRKARGGRRSGKQNKKCASGSSRGSSGNNFASTSRIRLKVKVGKVAGQSCLNNMVSEVVDMSASASATTGVNGTDYSGTSLELPKLANCVGDKLREDGTIMQLECFSKHLEKEKTFPDAFVMDRQLANKDSQDTNNIDKVAGDSDDYLGVPSNVEVEALGETNENRCTDPGTSPDSEVINLIPDAQVTARHQADFHDALLTSSKDIAAKGHRTSGKRGKKDRVPCSRNSILEDGSSGPVGINKAKTSKKHGSKKDMGNGLCSGEILTSPTSANTSSNLSSNKKVPMEPLVLSRESERGVFIEALKEESGTEAQTYCNLDVDVKLSESHNSKNLHPSTKGMGRKLPKSGRVSKGRSKASESASGRGNARRQREKPQKSVNKCKAKEKGVCNQIVLKVESHPETGSQKVDCIGKTNIVDSIAVTNQSNLSMVPGGIEEQCLSSRKAWVLCDDCHKWRRIPALLADSIEKTNCTWTCKDNTDKPFADCSIPQEKSNAEINAELDISDASGEEDANDGRLNYKGLECMRSAGYQESTFKCVSTNEFLHRWRRTQTIDEVMVCHCKPPPKDRLGCRDECLNRMLNIECVQGTCPCGDLCSNQQFQKQKYARLEWFRSGKKGYGLKLLEDIRKGQFLIEYVGEVLDMHAYEARQKDYALKGHRHFYFMTLNGSEVIDACAKGNLGRFINHSCDPNCRTEKWMVNGEICIGLFALRNIKKGEEVTFDYNYVRVFGAAAKKCYCGAPQCRGFIGGDLHNSEVIVQGDSDDEFPEPVMLLEDGESGDSLDNMMPSAIPFESAEIQTVESVLKDRHGMDKATTAVGQLESTIEKEDSLDQSAASQLQSSLELEGSKGRLPAVVQPVEISHPTEDVIIKSMPAVQLENFIEVETMNKASSYVNRSEKFSPTMTLSKSLSAVVDANMKSKSDTVEDKRVSSKSHTLMKASRPSTSVKKGKASGNHLNTNKVQVTANKSQVLSIKPKKLLESSSNGRSEAVEEKLNELLDTDGGISKRKDAPKGYLKLLLLTAASGDSGNGEAIQSNRDLSMILDALLKTKSRAVLIDIINKNGLRMLHNIMKQYRRDFKKIPILRKLLKVLEYLAVREILTPEHINGGPPCPGMESFRESILSLTEHDDKQVHQIARNFRDRWIPRPVRKLGYLDRDDGRMEIRRGSNCNRFSASHNCWRDQDARPTEAIDCVKQTVISTTSYDTGLQEGCSAPCAGGCQTNEIKTRKRKSRWDQPAETNPTPRSPPHKELRTESTLLEQFESRPLQGGVEVALDHVDNVSRKNRSCPGPVHNHCQQDEASGADNERQNIPEDVPPGFSSPPARGPSTAIDLPRQNVHHRKRVFDAIIGQPQEKFISRLPVSYGIPLSILQQFGTPQAESWESWVIAPGMPFHPFPPLPPFPRDNKDPPPSHPAEGQRDSHCPAPCYADETTPCLDIPCANSQQTFKRARESSCDLGKRYFRQEKRNNTKLGPPWLRKRNVWGHMGDNSRGSSCSIGIGNVANEQTDSYLSQDVSSRVDKAGSSFYQQHQNHH from the exons ATGGGTTCCTGTGAAAATTTGACTATAACTGAGAAACCGTTATGTGGTTCTGTTATTGAGCAGAATTTGAACTTAGAATTTCCCATGCCATCTGTATCCGAGCAGCAGTCATGCTCGGAAGCAGCTTACAGATTGTTTGAGTCTAATGTGGACCCCACGAATGCTCTGGATGGGTGTCCGGATTTGTCTCGGGTTGTTGACTCTGGTTGTGTGAGCTCTGGTGAGGTTACAGACGCTACGGAAGTGTTTACTGTTAATAAAGATGGCTTGGTGGGTGAGAGTCAGAATTTGGGTGATTTGACGACGGAGAAAGTGCTGGGCAGTGAACGTAGGATCAGTGGGGACTGTTTTAACGAGATTCGGAGTCAGGGTGGAATTTGTAATTTGGAAACTGGCGCATTTTGTTTGGAGAAAAGCGGGTTTCAAGGTGAAGATGACTGTGAAACACCTTTGGAATCTATGCCTTTGACTGGTTCACAGGGGAATTGTGTTCAACTGGATGAGCTGGTTGATAAGACCATGAGTGGTTCATCTCCAGAAGGGGTCATGGAGGTTACAGGTAAGCAAAGTGGTGAAGCAGGGTTAGAGACTGATACTTGTAACCCAATATCTCCTTCACTGGGTTGTGAAAACGACTTGGAATTAATACAGGTGAATGGTTTGCCAAGTAATTATGCCCAGCAGAACGTGCAGGGGGAAACTAACCGCATCGGTGGTCTTTCTTTGGAGGATATGGATGGGAAAATTGATGTTTGCAATCGGATTTCACCTTTGCAGGATGGTGAAATGCctttaaaattcttacatgcaGGTGACTTAGTGAGCAATAGTGACTGGCATAGGGATCAGAAATATGAAGAGACTCTCAGTGGTCTCTCTGCTGAGACGGTTACAGGGATTCTTCAAACAAAAAGCAATACTGGTGTATGTATCCAAGTATTGCCTTCACAGGGTTCCCAGAGGGCCTTGGAGAATTTACATATGGCTGAATCACTGAGTATctccttccaacaaaaagagCAGAGGAATGATAAGACTGTTGATGTTTCCTGTGCAGAAAGTGTTGCCAAGGCTGTGGAACAGAAAAGTGGTCTCACGACTTGTGTAAGTGTTGAATCTGGCATCTATATGTTACCattagaagaaaattcctgTATTTTAAAGGAAAGTGCTGCCAACATAGCTCATCACTGTAATTTTGAGAAATCAGTTCTTTCCCAGTCCTGTCAACCCTTTAGTCTTGCAGATTATGACACTTTGAAGGATATGCCAGATCAGGATATTATTGCTTCTATTCATTCTAGCAGTGTGGTCGGATGTTCTGGACATACAGATAATGAAGGAAAAGATAATGTCGgatttggttgtgtttttgaaaCCAAATGTCCTGAAATTGTGTCCTCATCTACTCGAAGTCGAAGGAATGGCCGGAGAAGTAAATCAAGCCAGAAAACTAATAAAAACAGGGCTGCAAAGAAGTGCAAGCGCACCACCAATGTGCCACACCCACATGGAAGTATCGGAATTGTGGTGAAGGCTGTAAGAATGAGAAGAAGCTGTTTATCAAAACGAGCTCGTTCTTCTGACTGGGGGTTGTTGGGGAATATTACACAGTTCTTCAAAGAGACTAATGGGCTTGATGGACTCAATCTGCTACAGAATCAAGGATTGAgaaaagcaaggggtggccgacGAAGTGGAAAGCAGAACAAGAAATGTGCAAGTGGAAGCTCAAGAGGGTCAAGCGGAAATAATTTTGCATCGACTAGTCGTATTCGTTTGAAGGTTAAAGTGGGGAAAGTGGCAGGCCAAAGTTGTCTGAACAACATGGTTTCAGAGGTTGTTGATATGTCAGCATCTGCCAGTGCTACCACTGGTGTTAACGGGACTGATTATTCTGGAACCAGTTTAGAACTTCCAAAATTAGCCAAttgtgttggggataaattgAGGGAAGATGGGACTATAATGCAACTTGAATGTTTCAGCAAGCACCTAGAGAAGGAAAAAACATTTCCAGATGCTTTTGTTATGGATAGACAACTCGCAAATAAGGACTCCCAGGACACCAATAATATAGATAAGGTAGCTGGAGATTCAGACGACTATCTTGGGGTTCCCTCCAATGTGGAGGTTGAAGCATTGGGAGAGACTAATGAGAATAGGTGTACAGATCCTGGAACTTCGCCTGATTCAGAAGTGATCAATTTGATTCCAGATGCCCAAGTCACTGCAAGACATCAAGCGGATTTTCATGATGCTCTTTTGACTTCCTCCAAGGATATTGCTGCTAAAGGACATCGTACCAGTGGTAAGAGGGGAAAGAAGGACAGGGTTCCTTGTTCGCGTAACTCTATTCTGGAAGATGGATCATCTGGTCCAGTTGGCATAAATAAAGCTAAAACATCAAAGAAACACGGGAGCAAAAAAGATATGGGTAATGGGCTTTGCTCTGGAGAAATTCTTACTTCACCCACCAGTGCAAATACTTCAAGCAACCTGTCAAGCAACAAGAAAGTACCTATGGAACCATTGGTTCTTTCAAGAGAGAGTGAACGAGGAGTATTCATTGAGGCTTTGAAAGAGGAAAGTGGTACGGAAGCTCAAACATATTGCAACCTAGATGTTGATGTTAAATTATCAGAGTCACATAATTCCAAGAATTTACATCCTTCTACTAAAGGTATGGGGCGTAAACTTCCAAAATCTGGTAGAGTGAGCAAGGGCAGGTCCAAAGCCTCTGAATCAGCAAGCGGGAGAGGGAATGCACGTAGACAGAGGGAGAAGCCGCAGAAGTCTGTTAACAAGTGCAAAGCCAAGGAGAAGGGTGTTTGTAACCAAATTGTACTCAAAGTGGAAAGTCACCCAGAAACTG GAAGTCAGAAAGTTGATTGCATTGGAAAAACCAACATCGTCGACAGCATTGCAGTGACGAACCAATCTAACTTGAGCATGGTACCAGGTGGTATAGAGGAGCAGTGTCTATCCTCACGCAAGGCTTGGGTGCTGTGTGATGATTGTCATAAATGGCGGCGTATACCAGCTTTGCTTGCAGATTCTATTGAAAAGACAAATTGCACATG gACCTGTAAAGACAACACGGATAAACCCTTCGCTGATTGCTCAATACCTCAAGAGAAGTCAAATGCAGAGATTAATGCGGAGTTGGATATATCTGATGCCTCCGGTGAAGAAGATGCTAATGATGGCCGTTTAAATTATAAGGGATTGGAATGTATGCGTTCAGCAG GTTACCAAGAGTCAACCTTTAAGTGCGTTTCTACTAATGAGTTTCTGCATCGTTGGCGTAGAACCCAGACTATTGATGAG GTAATGGTTTGCCATTGCAAACCACCTCCAAAAGACCGGTTGGGATGCAGAGATGAATGCCTGAACCGCATGCTTAATATTGAATGCGTCCAAGGCACCTGCCCATGTGGAGACTTATGTTCAAATCAACAG TTCCAGAAACAGAAATATGCTAGACTGGAGTGGTTTCGAAGTGGGAAGAAGGGTTATGGGCTAAAGTTGCTTGAGGATATACGCAAAGGGCAGTTTCTTATTGAATATGTTGGAGAG GTGCTTGATATGCATGCTTATGAGGCACGGCAAAAAGATTATGCTTTGAAGGGTCATAGACATTTCTATTTCATGACATTGAATGGCAGTGAG GTAATAGATGCATGTGCAAAAGGAAATTTGGGCCGTTTCATTAACCATAGTTGTGATCCTAATTGCCGTACAGAAAAG TGGATGGTGAATGGAGAAATTTGCATTGGACTATTTGCGTTAAGGAATATTAAGAAG GGTGAAGAGGTGACATTTGACTACAACTATGTCAGGGTGTTTGGGGCAGCTGCCAAAAAATGTTATTGTGGTGCACCTCAATGTCGGGGTTTTATAGGTGGTGATCTGCATAATTCTGAAGTAATTGTTCAAGGTGATTCAGATGACGAATTTCCGGAACCTGTGATGCTTCTTGAAGACGGTGAAAGTGGAGATAGCTTGGACAATATGATGCCTAGTGCCATTCCCTTTGAGAGTGCTGAAATCCAAACTGTCGAGAGTGTATTAAAAGATAGACATGGAATGGATAAAGCCACAACTGCTGTTGGGCAGTTGGAGAGTACCATAGAGAAAGAGGACTCTTTGGACCAATCTGCTGCTTCCCAACTACAGAGCTCGTTGGAACTGGAGGGCTCCAAGGGAAGGTTACCAGCTGTTGTTCAACCAGTCGAAATTTCCCATCCAACAGAAGATGTAATAATCAAGTCCATGCCCGCTGTTCAGCTAGAGAATTTCATAGAAGTGGAAACCATGAATAAAGCCTCATCATATGTTAATAGATCAGAGAAATTTTCTCCAACTATGACTCTCAGTAAATCGTTATCTGCTGTTGTTGATGCTAATATGAAGTCCAAGTCTGACACAGTTGAAGACAAGAGGGTTTCTTCAAAATCACATACTTTGATGAAAGCTTCTCGCCCATCTACTTCtgttaaaaaaggaaaagctaGTGGTAATCATCTGAATACCAATAAAGTTCAGGTGACAGCCAACAAATCTCAGGTGCTGTCTATTAAACCAAAAAAGTTACTGGAAAGTTCTTCTAACGGCCGTTCTGAAGCAG TTGAAGAGAAACTTAATGAGTTGCTGGATACTGATGGAGGGATTAGCAAACGCAAG GATGCCCCTAAAGGCTACTTGAAGCTTCTGCTTCTCACTGCAGCATCAGGTGATAGTGGCAATGGTGAAGCAATTCAGAG CAATCGAGATCTTTCAATGATCCTTGATGCACTTCTGAAAACAAAATCACGAGCAGTATTGATTGATATAATTAACAAAAATG GTTTGAGGATGCTGCACAACATAATGAAGCAGTACAGGAGGGACTTCAAAAAGATTCCTATCCTCCGGAAGCTTCTCAAG GTCTTAGAGTATTTGGCAGTGAGGGAGATACTGACACCTGAACATATTAATGGAGGTCCTCCTTGTCCTGGAATGGAGAG CTTTAGGGAGTCAATACTATCACTGACAGAGCATGATGACAAACAG GTTCATCAAATTGCACGGAACTTTCGAGATAGGTGGATTCCTAGACCTGTCAGAAAACTTGGCTACTTGGACAGAGATGATGGCAGGATGGAGATCCGCAGGGGTTCGAACTGCAATAGGTTCTCAGCATCACACAACTGTTGGCGTGATCAGGATGCAAGACCTACAGAAGCAATTGATTGTGTGAAGCAAACGGTGATTTCAACGACCTCATATGATACTGGTCTACAGGAGGGCTGTTCTGCTCCTTGTGCAGGTGGTTGCCAGACGAATGAGATAAAAACTCGTAAACGTAAAAGCAGATGGGATCAGCCAGCAGAGACTAACCCAACTCCGAGATCTCCTCCGCACAAGGAACTGAGGACCGAGTCTACATTGCTAGAGCAATTTGAATCCCGACCATTACAAGGGGGTGTTGAAGTGGCACTGGATCATGTAGACAATGTAAGCAGAAAGAACAGGAGTTGCCCTGGTCCTGTTCACAATCACTGTCAGCAAGATGAAGCTAGTGGGGCTGATAATGAAAGGCAGAACATACCTGAGGATGTTCCACCTGGGTTTTCATCTCCCCCAGCTCGGGGTCCATCAACTGCTATTGATCTCCCTAGACAAAATGTTCACCATAGGAAGCGTGTTTTCGATGCGATTATTGGGCAGCCACAGGAGAAATTCATTTCTCGATTGCCTGTCTCATATGGAATACCGCTGTCCATCTTACAGCAATTTGGCACACCCCAGGCAGAAAGCTGGGAGAGTTGGGTTATTGCTCCTGGCATGCCTTTCCACCCTTTTCCTCCATTGCCTCCATTTCCCCGAGATAACAAAGATCCTCCACCTTCTCATCCTGCAGAAGGACAAAGGGACAGCCATTGTCCTGCCCCTTGTTATGCAGATGAAACCACTCCATGTTTGGACATTCCATGTGCAAATAGCCAACAGACATTTAAGCGAGCAAGGGAATCCTCATGTGACTTGGGAAAGAGGTATTTCAGGCAGGAAAAACGgaataatacaaaattaggGCCACCATGGCTTCGGAAAAGGAATGTGTGGGGACACATGGGAGACAACTCAAGGGGTTCTTCATGCAGCATAGGTATAGGGAATGTAGCAAATGAGCAGACAGATTCATACTTGTCACAGGATGTAAGCAGTAGGGTGGACAAAGCTGGCAGTAGTTTTTATCAGCAGCACCAAAATCATCATTGA